From Candidatus Poribacteria bacterium:
AACTGTCATCAGAGCTATAGATTTTGTGTGCGGTAACACCACCATTGATTTCTATCTCATTCGTCCCGTGAACGATCCTGGCTGGCTCTTTGTCCAGGAAAATAACACCCGTCCGGGATAGGTTATGCTCCATCTCGCCAATGTTATTATTCTGAGCGTTAGAGGTATTCACTCTCCTTCAAGGGATAATATAAAGATATCGCTGTATTTCTATGTCATTTCCAAATACGTGACGAGTGATAAGTGAAGACAGGCGTACGAAATCGTGTGGCTGAATAGCCATTTACGACGTAATCATCCCTTTTGGGAGATGGCAAATTCGGTCCGAATAACGCAATTGCGTTCCTCGAGCTGTTCCTCGGATTTGACTAATTGCTGCATTATGCTGGGCAAAGCGATCTGAGTCATCATTGGGCGGTAGGTCAAAAAATGTACCAATCAGCGTCGACAGAAAACCGCCGTGGGAGATTGCTGCAACTGGTTCATCGGATTGGTTGTGGATTGCTTGCAGATGAGCAATGAAGTTTGTAGCGTTCTGGTCGGCTCGCTGCAGCATCAATTCGACATTTTCCCACTGAGTAAATAGCCAACCTTCGTCCGTAACGTCTTGAGGCAGAACCACATCGGGACAAACTTCTTTCATTTCTGAGCGCGTTAGTCCGGGAAGTGTGGCACCAAATCTGCCAACACTTTCCTCCCATATACCGTCCCATTCGTGCAGTCCAATATAGATATGAGGGGCGAGAGACAGAATGCTCCCTATAATTTCAGCTGTCTGCAAAGCTCTGAGCATCGGGCTGCAGTAGAGTCGGCGAATCCCTTGCCTTTGCAGGGCTTTGCCAACATAGTACGCCTGTTGTTTGCCCAGATTTGATAGTGGCGGGTCTGCGACGTGAGGCAATCCAGCGTTGTTGGTGGACTGTCCATGGCGGATCAGGTAAAGTTCCATAATTTTCTCCATAATGTGTTAGGGTTAGACGTTAAATCCTAACTGTCGGAAAAAATTCGCCGTCAAATAATACACACATAAATGAAGAGAGAAGCTGATTATTGTCGCAGAAATTTTACACGCTTCCTATTTAGATATATTGAGCTGATTGATCAATGACGCGCTATAACCCCCTCCAAATCCGTTGTCTATGTTCACAGCAGTTACACCCGAAGCACAACTATTCAGCATACTCAACAAGGCCGCAACACCGCCGAAGCTTGCACCATAGCCGATGCTAGTCGGTACGGCAACGACAGGTTTATCGACCAATCCGCCGACAACGCTTGCTAGCGCTCCCTCCATGCCTGCCACGACAACGAGCACCCGGGCTTGAATCAACTTTTCATGATTATTGAGTAGCCGGTGCAATCCAGCAACGCCGACATCGTATAGTCGCTCCACCCGGTTACCCATAATTTGCGCGGTTTCCACGGCTTCTTCAGCTACCGGGATGTCGGACGTGCCAGCGGATACGACCAGGATGCCATCATGCAATTCACCGGAGGGTTCTCCAATCGTGATAGTACGACCGAGTTCATTGAAGCAAGCTGATGAATCGAGGGATGCTAATGCGTCG
This genomic window contains:
- a CDS encoding histidine phosphatase family protein; the encoded protein is MELYLIRHGQSTNNAGLPHVADPPLSNLGKQQAYYVGKALQRQGIRRLYCSPMLRALQTAEIIGSILSLAPHIYIGLHEWDGIWEESVGRFGATLPGLTRSEMKEVCPDVVLPQDVTDEGWLFTQWENVELMLQRADQNATNFIAHLQAIHNQSDEPVAAISHGGFLSTLIGTFFDLPPNDDSDRFAQHNAAISQIRGTARGTQLRYSDRICHLPKGMITS
- the larB gene encoding nickel pincer cofactor biosynthesis protein LarB, which gives rise to MNLDRLRVLLEDVKRGEVNVDAAIQSLRHLPFEDLGFSKVDHHRQLRKGFPEVIFCQGKTVDQVKEISKRILAAGHLLLATRATPDIYDALASLDSSACFNELGRTITIGEPSGELHDGILVVSAGTSDIPVAEEAVETAQIMGNRVERLYDVGVAGLHRLLNNHEKLIQARVLVVVAGMEGALASVVGGLVDKPVVAVPTSIGYGASFGGVAALLSMLNSCASGVTAVNIDNGFGGGYSASLINQLNISK